A single region of the Streptomyces vilmorinianum genome encodes:
- a CDS encoding fumarate reductase/succinate dehydrogenase flavoprotein subunit: protein MSFLDYTTGAPIADAKAPAGPVAERWDTRRFQAKLVNPANRRKHTVIVVGTGLAGGSAGATLAEQGYHVVQFCYQDSPRRAHSIAAQGGINAAKNYRNDGDSIHRLFYDTVKGGDFRARESNVHRLAQISVEIIDQCVAQGVPFAREYGGLLDTRSFGGVQVSRTFYARGQTGQQLLLGAYQALSRQIAAGNVELHARTEMLDLIVVDGRARGIVARDLVTGAISTHYADAVVLASGGYGNVFYLSTNAMNSNATAVWRAHRRGAYFANPCFTQIHPTCIPRTGDHQSKLTLMSESLRNDGRIWVPKAKGDTRPAAEIPEDERDYYLERIYPSFGNLVPRDIASRAAKNVCDEGRGVGPGGQGVYLDFADAIRRMGRGAVEEKYGNLFDMYERITAENPYEVPMRIYPAVHYTMGGLWVDYDLQTTVPGLFAIGESNFSDHGANRLGASALMQGLADGYFVLPSTINDYLARNPLAQAVTDDHPAVREVLAETEDRLNLLLSVDGDRTPDSFHRELGELMWEFCGMARTDEGLRKALRRIPRIREEFWRRIKVPGTGEEFNQSLEKANRIVDYLELAELMCLDALHRAESCGGHFREESQTPDGEAARRDEEFSYAAAWEFHAGDAPVLHKEDLVFEYVHPTQRSYA, encoded by the coding sequence ATGAGCTTCCTCGACTACACGACCGGCGCGCCGATCGCCGATGCCAAAGCCCCCGCCGGCCCCGTCGCCGAACGCTGGGACACCCGCCGCTTCCAGGCCAAGCTGGTCAACCCCGCCAACCGGCGCAAGCACACGGTCATCGTCGTCGGCACCGGACTCGCCGGCGGCTCCGCCGGCGCGACCCTCGCCGAACAGGGCTACCACGTCGTCCAGTTCTGCTACCAGGACTCCCCGCGCCGCGCCCACTCCATCGCCGCACAGGGCGGCATCAACGCCGCCAAGAACTACCGCAACGACGGCGACTCCATCCACCGCCTCTTCTACGACACCGTCAAGGGCGGCGACTTCCGGGCCCGCGAGTCCAACGTCCACCGCCTGGCCCAGATCTCGGTCGAGATCATCGACCAGTGCGTCGCCCAGGGCGTGCCCTTCGCCCGCGAGTACGGCGGCCTGCTCGACACCCGCTCCTTCGGCGGCGTCCAGGTCTCCCGTACCTTCTACGCCCGTGGCCAGACGGGCCAGCAGCTCCTCCTCGGGGCGTACCAGGCGCTGTCCCGCCAGATCGCGGCCGGCAACGTCGAACTGCACGCCCGGACCGAGATGCTGGACCTGATCGTCGTCGACGGGCGGGCGCGCGGCATCGTCGCCCGCGATCTGGTCACCGGCGCGATCTCCACCCACTACGCGGACGCGGTGGTCCTGGCCAGCGGCGGCTACGGCAACGTCTTCTACCTGTCGACGAACGCCATGAACTCCAACGCCACCGCCGTGTGGCGCGCCCACCGGCGCGGCGCGTACTTCGCCAACCCCTGCTTCACCCAGATCCACCCCACCTGCATCCCGCGCACCGGCGACCACCAGTCCAAGCTCACGCTGATGAGCGAGTCGCTGCGCAACGACGGCCGCATCTGGGTCCCCAAGGCGAAGGGCGACACCCGCCCCGCCGCCGAGATCCCCGAGGACGAGCGCGACTACTACCTGGAGCGGATCTACCCCTCCTTCGGCAACCTCGTCCCGCGCGACATCGCCTCCCGCGCCGCCAAGAACGTGTGCGACGAGGGCCGGGGTGTCGGACCCGGCGGCCAGGGCGTCTACCTCGACTTCGCCGACGCCATCCGGCGCATGGGCCGCGGGGCCGTCGAGGAGAAGTACGGCAACCTCTTCGACATGTACGAGCGGATCACCGCCGAGAACCCGTACGAGGTGCCGATGCGGATCTACCCCGCCGTGCACTACACGATGGGCGGACTCTGGGTCGACTACGACCTCCAGACCACCGTCCCCGGTCTCTTCGCCATCGGCGAGTCCAACTTCTCCGACCACGGCGCCAACCGCCTCGGCGCCTCCGCGCTGATGCAGGGCCTCGCCGACGGCTACTTCGTCCTGCCCTCCACGATCAACGACTACCTCGCCCGCAACCCGCTCGCGCAGGCGGTCACCGACGACCACCCGGCGGTACGGGAGGTCCTCGCCGAGACCGAGGACCGGCTCAACCTCCTGCTCTCGGTGGACGGCGACCGGACACCCGACTCCTTCCACCGCGAACTGGGCGAACTGATGTGGGAGTTCTGCGGCATGGCCCGCACGGACGAGGGCCTGCGCAAGGCGCTGAGGCGCATCCCCCGGATCCGCGAGGAGTTCTGGCGCCGCATCAAGGTGCCGGGGACGGGAGAGGAGTTCAACCAGTCCCTGGAGAAGGCCAACCGGATCGTCGACTACCTGGAGCTCGCCGAGCTGATGTGCCTCGACGCGCTGCACCGGGCCGAGTCCTGCGGCGGCCACTTCCGCGAGGAGTCCCAGACACCGGACGGCGAGGCCGCGCGGCGCGACGAGGAGTTCTCGTACGCCGCGGCCTGGGAGTTCCATGCGGGCGACGCGCCCGTCCTGCACAAGGAAGACCTCGTCTTCGAGTACGTCCACCCCACCCAGCGGAGCTACGCATGA
- a CDS encoding succinate dehydrogenase: protein MALATTKTDRQPSPTRSPGFWSSTIGKKTVMAVSGLIMLGYLLAHVMGNLKVFLGPEEFNAYGHWLRTMGAPVLHHSWALWLVRIVLLAAVVAHAVSAYQLSRRDLKARPTAYVHRRKRSSYATRTMRWGGVILALFIVWHVLDLTTGTVHPGGFQEGHPYQNVVDTFSTWYGNVIYIVAMLAVGLHVRHGFWSAAQTLGVGNARRERLLKTLANGIALALTVGFVSVPVAVMTGVVS from the coding sequence ATGGCTCTGGCAACGACGAAGACGGACCGACAACCGTCCCCGACCCGATCACCCGGCTTCTGGTCATCGACCATCGGCAAGAAGACCGTCATGGCCGTCAGCGGCCTGATCATGCTCGGCTATCTGCTCGCCCACGTCATGGGCAACCTGAAGGTCTTCCTCGGCCCCGAGGAGTTCAACGCCTACGGCCACTGGCTGCGCACCATGGGCGCCCCCGTCCTGCACCACTCCTGGGCCCTCTGGCTCGTCCGGATCGTGCTGCTCGCCGCCGTGGTCGCCCACGCCGTCTCCGCGTACCAGCTCAGCCGGCGCGACCTCAAGGCGCGCCCCACCGCGTACGTCCACCGCCGCAAGCGGTCCTCCTACGCCACCCGCACCATGCGCTGGGGCGGCGTCATCCTCGCCCTCTTCATCGTCTGGCACGTCCTCGACCTGACCACCGGCACCGTCCACCCCGGCGGCTTCCAGGAGGGCCACCCGTACCAGAACGTCGTGGACACCTTCTCCACCTGGTACGGCAACGTCATCTACATCGTCGCCATGCTCGCCGTCGGGCTGCACGTCCGCCACGGCTTCTGGAGCGCCGCCCAGACCCTCGGCGTCGGCAACGCCCGCCGCGAGCGGCTCCTCAAGACCCTCGCGAACGGCATCGCGCTCGCCCTGACCGTGGGCTTCGTCTCCGTACCCGTCGCCGTCATGACCGGAGTGGTGAGCTGA
- a CDS encoding LysR family transcriptional regulator, with amino-acid sequence MQFQQLLYFVAVAETRHFTRAAERVHVSQPSLSQQIKALETELGAELFSRARGNIALTDAGETLLPLARRILADTDTARQEVQELVQLRRGRVRLGATPSLCTGLLPDVLRAFHDLHPGIRLLIEEGGSHDLVRELARGALDLALVVLPLPTPSPALTTVELLREDLVVVSSAAASAPAPGRPVRIADLREQPLVMFRHGYDLRELTVAACRTEGFEPQFTVEGGEMDAVLGFVRAGLGVAVVPAMVAARAGRDLRVTALARPGLRRTIALAHRSDVAPPRAARELQRLLMSSRPGPHAEP; translated from the coding sequence ATGCAGTTCCAGCAGCTTCTGTACTTCGTGGCCGTGGCCGAGACCCGGCACTTCACGCGCGCCGCGGAGCGGGTGCACGTGTCGCAGCCCTCGCTCTCGCAGCAGATCAAGGCCCTGGAGACGGAGCTGGGGGCGGAGCTGTTCAGCCGGGCTCGGGGGAACATCGCGCTGACCGACGCGGGCGAGACGCTGCTGCCGCTGGCCCGGCGGATCCTCGCCGACACGGACACCGCCCGGCAGGAGGTGCAGGAGCTGGTGCAGCTGCGGCGCGGGCGGGTGCGGCTGGGCGCGACACCGAGCCTGTGCACGGGGCTCCTGCCGGACGTGCTGCGCGCCTTCCACGATCTGCACCCGGGGATCCGGCTGCTCATCGAGGAGGGCGGCTCGCACGATCTCGTACGGGAGCTGGCGCGCGGCGCGCTCGATCTGGCGCTGGTGGTGCTGCCGCTGCCGACGCCGTCACCGGCGCTGACGACGGTGGAGCTGCTGCGCGAGGACCTGGTGGTGGTGTCGAGTGCGGCGGCGTCGGCGCCGGCGCCCGGGCGGCCGGTGCGGATCGCGGATCTGCGCGAGCAGCCGCTGGTGATGTTCCGGCACGGCTACGACCTGCGGGAGCTGACCGTGGCGGCGTGCCGGACGGAGGGCTTCGAGCCGCAGTTCACGGTGGAGGGCGGCGAGATGGACGCGGTCCTCGGTTTCGTACGGGCGGGTCTGGGGGTGGCCGTGGTCCCGGCCATGGTGGCGGCCCGGGCGGGTCGCGACCTGCGGGTGACGGCCCTCGCGCGCCCGGGCCTGCGGCGCACGATCGCGCTGGCGCACCGCAGCGACGTGGCTCCGCCCCGGGCGGCCCGCGAACTCCAACGCCTCCTGATGTCCTCCCGCCCGGGACCCCACGCCGAGCCCTGA
- a CDS encoding putative bifunctional diguanylate cyclase/phosphodiesterase has product MNVPSQPSGSGAEPDGLEDRLRRFVTIWSRAIFPVTATSLTRAEFEQHLLPLARELRTALHDRPFDTAPAFRTGVALVGVHCTDPDALSRTLGVIDSYLVLYCGEEDGNSTEELRARCARLQHAMAAGFAQALRERTLAEQEAIARSALSARSAAEVALHATESRFRAVFDGAAIGIGIADLEGNVLEVNETLTRMFGGLEHQVLSRNVSEWAHPEDGPHVWKLYEELVRGEREHYRVEKPYFRGDGTVLWTNLTVSLLRDAEGFPQYQLALMEDTTERRLLNLRLRYEATHDALTGLPNRTLFFERLEKALAPADSRFGLCYLDLDGFKAINDSLGHSAGDRLLVEVADRLQSCATAPGEMVARLGGDEFVALTTGPHTERDVAELANRILAALAAPIRLDGRELTVRGSVGVVEGPAGERTPAEVLRSADITMYRAKAAGGNRFEFADAEADARAITRHGLTTALPAALERGEFFIEYQPLVHLGDGSVHGAEALVRWCHPQHGVLGPDRFIPLAENTGLIVPLGRWVLQEAVRQARFWQTRHSDGGPLRINVNLSPTQLHHPRLVADTVDVLERSGLEPGALCLEVTESALIGADDDLLKPLRQLAEMGVDIALDDFGTGYSNLANLRRLPVSVLKLDRSFTQGMQQHPADPVDLKIVEGIVSLAHSLSLAVTVEGVETGAQAQQLRDLGCDTAQGWYYARPGAPDRIHSLLLADAV; this is encoded by the coding sequence GTGAACGTGCCGTCGCAGCCGTCCGGTTCCGGCGCGGAACCGGACGGCCTCGAGGACAGACTCAGGCGGTTCGTGACCATCTGGAGCCGGGCCATCTTCCCGGTCACGGCCACCTCGCTGACCCGCGCCGAGTTCGAGCAGCACCTGCTGCCGCTCGCCCGCGAGCTGCGTACCGCGCTGCACGACCGGCCCTTCGACACGGCCCCCGCGTTTCGCACCGGAGTCGCGCTCGTGGGCGTCCACTGCACGGACCCGGACGCGCTCAGCCGCACCCTCGGGGTCATCGACTCGTACCTGGTGCTCTACTGCGGCGAGGAGGACGGCAACTCCACCGAGGAGCTGCGGGCCCGCTGCGCCCGGCTCCAGCACGCCATGGCCGCCGGCTTCGCCCAGGCCCTGCGCGAGCGGACCCTCGCCGAGCAGGAGGCCATCGCCCGTTCCGCGCTCAGCGCCCGCAGCGCCGCCGAAGTCGCCCTGCACGCCACCGAGAGCCGCTTCCGGGCGGTCTTCGACGGAGCGGCGATCGGGATCGGCATCGCCGACCTCGAAGGGAACGTCCTGGAGGTCAACGAGACCCTCACCCGGATGTTCGGCGGCCTGGAGCACCAGGTCCTCAGCCGCAACGTCAGCGAATGGGCCCACCCCGAGGACGGCCCGCACGTCTGGAAGCTCTACGAGGAACTCGTCCGCGGCGAGCGCGAGCACTACCGCGTCGAGAAGCCGTACTTCCGCGGCGACGGCACGGTCCTGTGGACGAACCTCACCGTCTCGCTGCTGCGCGACGCCGAGGGCTTCCCCCAGTACCAGCTGGCACTGATGGAGGACACCACCGAGCGGCGCCTGCTCAACCTGCGGCTGCGGTACGAGGCGACCCATGACGCGCTCACCGGCCTGCCCAACCGCACCCTCTTCTTCGAGCGCCTGGAGAAGGCGCTCGCCCCGGCCGACAGCCGCTTCGGGCTCTGCTACCTCGACCTCGACGGCTTCAAGGCCATCAACGACAGCCTCGGCCACTCGGCCGGCGACCGGCTGCTCGTCGAGGTCGCCGACCGGCTCCAGTCCTGCGCCACCGCCCCGGGCGAGATGGTGGCCCGGCTCGGCGGCGACGAGTTCGTCGCCCTGACCACCGGCCCGCACACCGAGCGGGACGTCGCCGAGCTGGCGAACCGCATCCTCGCCGCTCTCGCCGCCCCCATCCGGCTCGACGGCCGTGAACTGACCGTGCGGGGCAGCGTCGGCGTCGTCGAGGGACCGGCGGGGGAGCGCACCCCGGCCGAGGTGCTGCGCAGCGCCGACATCACCATGTACCGGGCCAAGGCCGCGGGCGGCAACCGCTTCGAGTTCGCCGACGCGGAGGCCGACGCCCGCGCGATCACCCGCCACGGGCTGACCACGGCGCTGCCGGCGGCCCTGGAACGCGGCGAGTTCTTCATCGAGTACCAGCCGCTGGTGCATCTGGGCGACGGCAGCGTGCACGGCGCCGAGGCGCTCGTACGGTGGTGCCATCCGCAGCACGGAGTGCTCGGGCCCGACCGCTTCATCCCGCTCGCCGAGAACACCGGCCTGATCGTGCCGCTCGGCCGCTGGGTCCTCCAGGAGGCCGTACGCCAGGCCCGCTTCTGGCAGACCCGGCACTCCGACGGCGGCCCGCTGCGCATCAACGTCAACCTCTCGCCGACGCAGCTGCACCACCCGCGCCTGGTCGCGGACACCGTCGACGTCCTGGAGCGCTCGGGCCTCGAACCGGGCGCGCTGTGCCTGGAGGTCACCGAGTCCGCGCTGATAGGCGCGGACGACGACCTGCTGAAGCCGCTGCGGCAACTGGCCGAGATGGGCGTGGACATCGCGCTGGACGACTTCGGCACGGGCTACTCGAACCTGGCCAACCTGCGCCGGCTGCCGGTGAGCGTCCTCAAGCTGGACCGTTCCTTCACCCAGGGCATGCAGCAGCACCCGGCGGACCCGGTCGACCTCAAGATCGTGGAGGGGATCGTCTCGCTGGCGCACAGCCTGTCGCTGGCGGTGACGGTCGAGGGGGTGGAGACGGGGGCGCAGGCGCAGCAGCTCCGGGACCTGGGCTGCGACACGGCCCAGGGCTGGTACTACGCCCGCCCGGGCGCCCCGGACCGCATCCACTCCTTGCTCCTCGCGGACGCGGTGTAA
- a CDS encoding SAM-dependent methyltransferase, whose product MERPAWAPPGIDISVPSVSRMYDFYLGGSHNFEVDREAARKAMEFMPGLPKIMQANRAFMRRAVRFAVDNGVTQFLDIGSGIPTFGNVHEVAQAASPEARVVYVDHDPVAVAHSRAVLEGNDRVAVVAADLRKPQEILGSPEVGQLLDLDKPVALLLVAVLHFLEDEDEPRRAVADLLDALAPGSLVVLTHASYEGIPLTQEQAAGTVGVYRNIRNPLVMRSHAEIARFFEGCALIEPGLVSMPDWRPDSPAEEEDPFAFSGFAGVGRKA is encoded by the coding sequence ATGGAGCGTCCCGCCTGGGCTCCGCCCGGTATCGATATCTCGGTCCCGAGCGTGTCCCGTATGTACGACTTCTATCTGGGCGGCTCGCACAATTTCGAGGTGGACCGGGAAGCGGCCCGGAAGGCCATGGAGTTCATGCCGGGACTCCCCAAGATCATGCAGGCGAACCGCGCCTTCATGCGCCGCGCCGTACGTTTCGCCGTGGACAACGGCGTCACGCAGTTCCTCGACATCGGCTCCGGCATACCGACGTTCGGCAATGTCCACGAGGTCGCCCAGGCCGCCTCCCCGGAAGCGCGCGTGGTGTACGTCGACCACGACCCGGTCGCCGTCGCGCACAGCCGCGCCGTCCTGGAGGGCAACGACCGCGTCGCCGTCGTCGCGGCCGACCTGCGCAAGCCGCAGGAGATCCTCGGCAGCCCCGAGGTCGGCCAACTCCTCGACCTGGACAAGCCGGTGGCGCTGCTGCTGGTCGCCGTCCTGCACTTCCTGGAGGACGAGGACGAACCGCGGCGGGCCGTCGCCGACCTCCTCGACGCCCTCGCGCCCGGCAGTCTCGTCGTACTGACCCACGCCTCCTACGAAGGCATCCCGCTGACGCAGGAACAGGCCGCGGGCACCGTCGGGGTCTACCGGAACATCCGCAACCCTCTCGTCATGCGCTCGCACGCCGAGATCGCCCGCTTCTTCGAGGGGTGCGCACTGATCGAGCCCGGGCTGGTGTCCATGCCCGACTGGCGGCCCGACAGTCCCGCCGAGGAGGAGGATCCATTCGCCTTCTCGGGCTTCGCAGGGGTGGGGCGCAAGGCGTGA
- a CDS encoding SCO0930 family lipoprotein translates to MKTWGNAARALTAAAVLALTTACGQEQGESTLGGQPAGAVNPAGAPADSGYGSSGYASGGYGSGSGEEAEPAGQLAVSDTKQLGKVVTDSEGFTLYRFDKDSSSPPRATCEGDCAKAWPVVSADGAKAPAGVDASLLGEVTRADGSKQLTLGGWPMYRYAKDTKPGDLNGQGVGGTWFAAAPDGKKAAPGAGEEESENGGEDSGTDAAGLSVRKDPKLGEIVVDSRGMTVYRFKKDSAWPMKTACTGACLEKWPVVAPVDKNDTDGINLKGFVTFNRPDGIKQQTMDCWPLYTFAGDSEPGDTNGQGVGGTWYAVSPEGKLVGAPK, encoded by the coding sequence ATGAAGACCTGGGGGAACGCGGCACGCGCGCTCACCGCGGCGGCCGTCCTGGCGCTGACGACGGCGTGCGGTCAGGAGCAGGGGGAGTCGACGCTGGGCGGTCAGCCCGCCGGAGCGGTGAACCCGGCCGGCGCACCCGCCGACAGCGGCTACGGCTCCAGTGGATACGCCTCCGGGGGCTACGGGTCCGGCAGCGGTGAAGAGGCCGAACCCGCAGGACAGTTGGCGGTGTCGGACACCAAGCAGCTCGGCAAGGTGGTCACCGACAGCGAGGGTTTCACGCTCTACCGCTTCGACAAGGACTCGTCCTCCCCGCCCCGGGCCACCTGCGAGGGCGACTGCGCCAAGGCGTGGCCCGTGGTGAGCGCCGACGGCGCCAAGGCCCCGGCCGGCGTGGACGCCTCACTGCTCGGCGAGGTCACCCGTGCCGACGGCAGCAAGCAGCTGACCCTCGGCGGCTGGCCGATGTACCGGTATGCCAAGGACACCAAGCCGGGCGACCTCAACGGCCAGGGAGTGGGCGGCACCTGGTTCGCCGCCGCTCCGGACGGAAAGAAGGCGGCACCGGGTGCCGGTGAGGAGGAGAGCGAAAACGGCGGAGAGGATTCCGGTACGGACGCCGCCGGGCTCTCGGTCCGCAAGGACCCCAAGCTCGGTGAGATCGTGGTGGATTCGCGAGGAATGACGGTTTACCGCTTCAAGAAGGATTCCGCCTGGCCCATGAAGACCGCCTGTACCGGGGCCTGTCTGGAGAAGTGGCCGGTTGTCGCCCCTGTCGACAAGAATGACACCGACGGCATCAACCTGAAGGGCTTCGTCACCTTCAACCGGCCCGACGGCATCAAGCAGCAGACGATGGACTGCTGGCCCCTCTACACCTTCGCGGGCGACAGCGAGCCCGGAGACACCAACGGCCAAGGTGTGGGCGGTACCTGGTACGCCGTGTCCCCCGAAGGAAAGCTGGTCGGAGCGCCCAAGTAG
- a CDS encoding DUF4239 domain-containing protein produces the protein MSEWLVLTLAMAAACAVVLTIVVINHRRIPDDDDPTETPDVMEYMTMMIGVIYAIVLGLAIAGVWEARGAAQETVRQEAQALHEISARVEVYPADVRTRIRSDVEAYVSYVVDEEWRHMAEQGELSEEGTRLLEQLRRSVTDYQPATDHEGQAYQPLVDQVALVDDARGARGQNAGETMPGVVWFGLITGALVTVGLIFTLQIRRTGRELLLAGLFSALIAFLLFLIWDFDAPFGRGMSATATPFTDLFPQLTE, from the coding sequence ATGTCCGAATGGCTTGTACTCACCCTCGCGATGGCCGCGGCCTGCGCCGTCGTCCTCACCATCGTCGTCATCAACCACCGGAGGATCCCGGATGACGACGACCCCACCGAGACACCCGACGTCATGGAGTACATGACGATGATGATCGGCGTGATCTACGCGATCGTCCTCGGTCTGGCCATCGCCGGTGTCTGGGAGGCCCGTGGCGCGGCCCAGGAGACCGTGCGCCAGGAGGCCCAGGCGCTGCACGAGATCTCGGCCCGGGTGGAGGTCTACCCGGCCGACGTCCGTACCCGGATCCGCTCCGACGTGGAGGCGTACGTCTCGTACGTCGTCGACGAGGAGTGGCGTCACATGGCCGAGCAGGGCGAGCTCAGCGAGGAGGGCACCCGGCTCCTGGAGCAGCTGCGCCGGAGTGTGACCGACTACCAGCCGGCCACCGACCACGAGGGGCAGGCGTATCAGCCGCTGGTGGACCAGGTGGCGCTGGTCGACGACGCCCGGGGCGCCCGCGGCCAGAACGCCGGGGAGACCATGCCCGGGGTGGTGTGGTTCGGTCTGATCACCGGAGCGCTGGTGACCGTCGGCCTGATCTTCACCCTGCAGATCCGGCGCACGGGCCGTGAACTGCTGCTCGCCGGTCTGTTCAGCGCGCTCATCGCCTTCCTGCTCTTCCTGATCTGGGACTTCGACGCGCCGTTCGGGCGAGGGATGTCGGCGACGGCCACGCCGTTCACCGATCTGTTCCCGCAGCTCACCGAGTGA
- a CDS encoding class F sortase, which translates to MSPKDFSVLEPRRRQPWGVLALVMLSGLAMMRNGVDVELGPPQPAAAAAPDTRPIAAPPTATEGLEPLPYAPASRVKIPAIRVAAPIMDVGLDQDGWIAAPPPQDSNLAGWYQNGIAPGQRGTSVIVGHVDNATGPAVFYGLGSLEKGQHIEVERYDGRVAVFEIYGVEVYSKNDFPGVQVYSDTGMPELRVITCGGGYSRGTGYDGNVVVYARLVGSR; encoded by the coding sequence ATGAGCCCCAAGGACTTCAGCGTCCTTGAGCCGAGGAGACGCCAACCGTGGGGCGTGCTCGCTCTCGTCATGCTGTCCGGCCTGGCGATGATGCGCAACGGGGTCGACGTCGAGCTCGGCCCGCCGCAACCCGCGGCCGCCGCGGCTCCCGACACCCGCCCGATCGCGGCCCCGCCCACCGCCACCGAAGGCCTGGAGCCTCTGCCGTACGCCCCGGCCTCCCGGGTGAAGATCCCGGCCATCAGGGTCGCGGCCCCCATCATGGACGTCGGCCTGGACCAGGACGGCTGGATCGCGGCGCCGCCGCCGCAGGACTCCAACCTGGCCGGCTGGTACCAGAACGGCATCGCGCCCGGGCAGCGCGGCACGTCCGTCATCGTCGGCCATGTCGACAACGCGACGGGTCCGGCGGTCTTCTACGGCCTCGGCTCGCTGGAGAAGGGCCAGCACATCGAGGTGGAGAGGTACGACGGCCGGGTGGCCGTCTTCGAGATCTACGGCGTCGAGGTGTACTCGAAGAACGACTTCCCCGGGGTGCAGGTCTACTCCGACACCGGGATGCCCGAACTCCGGGTCATCACCTGCGGTGGCGGCTACTCACGGGGGACCGGCTACGACGGCAACGTCGTCGTCTACGCCCGTCTGGTCGGCTCGCGCTGA
- a CDS encoding polysaccharide deacetylase family protein — MKTDQMPNGRRAVLRLAAALGATATVGVFASDRLGTPQGAAPAPPPTPAPTPAAGTGSGPAAGPHASARLKPSSYRLQPMTAYAPPAFRRAVPPVRQRPFLKMSGVGRSMVLTFDDGPDPRYTPEILATLRRYGCRAMFFVCGEMAAEHQDLVREMAADGHVVGNHSWSHPLIPKLRPSRIRDELGSTSDLVEGILGSAPLWYRAPFGAWNRHSFEIGAELGMEPLAWTVDTLDWKEPGTGSIVRRVLDGAAPGVVVLSHDAGGNRSQSVAALRRYLPELLDAGYSITVPRR; from the coding sequence ATGAAAACGGATCAGATGCCCAACGGGCGGCGAGCGGTGCTGCGGCTCGCCGCCGCCCTGGGGGCCACCGCCACCGTCGGGGTCTTCGCCTCGGACCGCCTCGGCACACCCCAGGGCGCCGCACCCGCGCCCCCGCCCACGCCCGCCCCCACGCCCGCCGCCGGCACCGGCAGCGGGCCGGCGGCGGGCCCCCATGCGAGCGCCCGGCTCAAGCCCTCCTCGTACCGCCTCCAGCCGATGACGGCCTACGCGCCCCCCGCCTTCCGCCGGGCGGTCCCACCGGTCCGGCAGCGGCCGTTCCTGAAGATGTCCGGCGTCGGCCGCTCGATGGTGCTCACCTTCGACGACGGGCCCGACCCCCGCTACACGCCGGAGATCCTCGCCACCCTGCGCCGCTACGGCTGCCGGGCGATGTTCTTCGTCTGCGGCGAGATGGCGGCCGAGCACCAGGACCTGGTACGGGAGATGGCCGCGGACGGACATGTCGTCGGCAACCACTCCTGGTCCCATCCGCTCATCCCCAAGCTGCGGCCTTCCCGCATCCGGGACGAGCTGGGCTCCACCAGCGATCTCGTCGAGGGGATCCTCGGCTCGGCCCCTCTCTGGTACCGCGCCCCCTTCGGGGCCTGGAACCGGCACTCCTTCGAGATCGGCGCCGAGCTGGGGATGGAGCCGCTCGCCTGGACCGTCGACACCCTCGACTGGAAGGAACCGGGTACCGGGAGCATCGTGCGCCGGGTCCTGGACGGGGCGGCGCCCGGCGTCGTCGTGCTCTCGCACGACGCGGGCGGCAACCGCTCCCAGAGCGTGGCCGCGCTGCGGCGCTATCTGCCCGAACTCCTCGACGCCGGCTACAGCATCACCGTCCCGCGCCGCTGA